From a region of the Pseudomonadales bacterium genome:
- a CDS encoding response regulator transcription factor codes for MKILVVDDEPLARERLKRLLAARDDCSEVFEARNGIEAIAINDTAHPDVILLDIRMPGMDGLEAARHIMGGTHPPAIIFCTAYDEYAIAAFERRATGYLLKPVQRGKLAAALAAARVMTRVQLDALTQSTPAQRRFLSSHAAGSTRLIPVDEVRALVADHKYVTAWLAGSSALLDDSLREIESEFPGAFLRVHRNALVAIRHITGIVRRAEGDYMVALAGVEVQPQISRRLLAEVRTRLAML; via the coding sequence ATGAAGATCCTGGTGGTCGATGACGAGCCGCTGGCGCGTGAACGCCTGAAGCGGCTGCTTGCCGCACGCGATGACTGCAGCGAAGTGTTCGAGGCGCGCAACGGCATCGAGGCGATCGCGATCAACGATACGGCACATCCCGACGTGATCCTGCTCGACATCCGTATGCCGGGGATGGACGGGCTCGAAGCGGCACGCCACATCATGGGTGGCACGCACCCGCCGGCGATCATCTTCTGTACCGCGTATGACGAGTACGCAATCGCCGCGTTCGAGCGCCGCGCCACGGGGTATCTGCTGAAGCCCGTGCAGCGCGGGAAGCTTGCCGCAGCGCTGGCGGCGGCGCGTGTGATGACGCGCGTGCAGCTCGATGCACTCACACAGTCCACGCCGGCGCAGCGCCGTTTCCTGAGCAGCCATGCCGCCGGCAGCACCCGTCTGATTCCCGTCGACGAGGTGCGTGCCCTGGTGGCCGATCACAAGTACGTCACCGCGTGGCTGGCGGGGAGCAGTGCCCTGCTCGACGACAGCCTGCGCGAGATCGAGAGCGAGTTTCCCGGCGCGTTCCTGCGAGTGCACCGCAATGCACTGGTCGCGATCCGGCACATCACCGGTATCGTGCGCCGTGCCGAAGGGGACTACATGGTGGCGCTGGCGGGCGTCGAGGTTCAGCCGCAGATCAGCCGCCGCCTGCTCGCCGAGGTGCGTACGCGTCTGGCGATGCTCTGA
- a CDS encoding sensor histidine kinase has translation MNLPSSSARSFLIPDLCAPTAVLVLLLISVLLALNFELYAEGLLGFDGVRFGRAAVYILWNMLASAALLCLLRERIGRWPLVAGAAFAYALVVVVCAASNVAAQALLGVLRFGATQAPDPWWLGRDLLVATLFGGMFLRYFHLQGELLRQQRAELDARVVALQARIRPHFLFNSMNIIASLIPLDPDAAETAVEDLSALFRASLRDGSATVPLAEELDLCERYLHLEQLRLGARLVVERAIAPLSAAWQVPPLSIQPLLENAVYHGIQPLADGGCVRFVLHEHAGSLIVEVANPLPADGPAHSGGAGIALANIRDRLQAIYGARAVLGTGSVGDAYVARLTIPAEQVK, from the coding sequence ATGAACCTGCCGTCGTCTTCCGCACGAAGCTTTCTGATCCCGGACCTGTGCGCGCCGACGGCGGTACTGGTGCTGCTGTTGATCAGCGTTCTGCTGGCGTTGAACTTCGAACTGTATGCCGAGGGCCTGCTCGGCTTCGACGGGGTGCGGTTCGGACGTGCCGCCGTGTATATCCTGTGGAACATGCTCGCGAGTGCGGCCCTGCTCTGTCTGCTGCGCGAACGCATTGGCCGCTGGCCTCTGGTGGCCGGAGCAGCGTTTGCCTACGCGCTCGTGGTCGTGGTCTGTGCGGCCTCGAATGTGGCCGCGCAGGCACTGCTCGGGGTGCTGCGTTTCGGCGCGACGCAGGCGCCCGATCCGTGGTGGCTCGGGCGTGATCTGCTGGTCGCCACGCTGTTCGGCGGCATGTTCCTGCGCTACTTCCACCTGCAGGGGGAACTGCTGCGCCAGCAGCGCGCCGAACTCGATGCACGGGTGGTCGCGCTGCAGGCGCGCATCCGCCCGCACTTCCTGTTCAACAGCATGAACATCATCGCGAGCCTGATTCCGCTCGATCCGGATGCGGCGGAAACCGCGGTCGAGGATCTGTCGGCGCTGTTTCGCGCCAGCCTGCGCGACGGTAGCGCGACCGTGCCGCTGGCAGAGGAACTCGATCTCTGCGAGCGCTATCTGCATCTCGAACAGCTCCGGCTCGGCGCGCGGCTGGTGGTGGAGCGTGCTATTGCACCCCTGTCGGCGGCATGGCAGGTGCCGCCGCTCAGCATCCAGCCACTGCTCGAGAATGCCGTGTATCACGGCATCCAGCCGCTCGCCGACGGCGGTTGCGTGCGATTCGTGCTGCACGAGCACGCCGGCAGCCTGATCGTCGAGGTGGCGAATCCCCTGCCGGCGGACGGTCCCGCGCACAGCGGCGGCGCCGGAATCGCGCTCGCGAACATCCGCGACCGGCTGCAGGCGATCTATGGTGCGCGCGCTGTCCTCGGCACCGGCAGCGTCGGTGACGCTTACGTCGCAAGGCTCACGATTCCTGCGGAGCAGGTCAAATGA
- the hemC gene encoding hydroxymethylbilane synthase: MNDRILRIATRRSQLALWQAEHVRARLLATHPGLRVELLPLSTQGDRILDVPLAKIGGKGLFVKELETALLEGQADLAVHSMKDVPMDFPSGLGIGAILPREDARDALVSNTVSALEALPPGARVGTSSLRRRCQLRALRPDLQVLDLRGNVNTRLRKLDEGEYDAIVLASAGLLRLGLGERIRMRLPAATSLPAVGQGAIGVEIRTDDAPLQALLAPLDDADCADCVRAERAMNAALQGGCQVPIAGHATIEVDGSLWLRGLVGSDDGRHIVRAEMRGARADAERLGTELAKRLLAAGADAILHALWTSA; this comes from the coding sequence ATGAACGATCGCATCCTCCGTATCGCAACCCGCAGGAGCCAGCTCGCGCTGTGGCAGGCCGAGCACGTGCGGGCGCGCCTGCTCGCCACGCATCCGGGGCTGCGTGTCGAACTGCTGCCGCTGTCGACGCAGGGTGACCGCATCCTCGACGTGCCGCTTGCAAAAATCGGCGGCAAGGGCCTGTTCGTGAAGGAACTCGAAACCGCCCTGCTCGAGGGGCAGGCCGATCTGGCCGTGCATTCGATGAAGGATGTGCCGATGGATTTTCCTTCCGGGCTCGGCATCGGCGCGATCCTCCCCCGGGAGGATGCGCGTGATGCGCTGGTGTCGAACACGGTCAGCGCGCTCGAAGCGCTGCCGCCGGGAGCGCGGGTCGGCACATCGAGCCTGCGTCGCCGCTGCCAGTTGCGCGCACTGCGCCCGGACCTGCAGGTCCTCGACCTGCGCGGCAACGTGAACACGCGGCTGCGCAAGCTCGACGAGGGCGAGTACGACGCGATCGTGCTCGCCAGCGCCGGACTGCTGCGCCTTGGGCTGGGTGAGCGTATCCGTATGCGCTTGCCTGCGGCCACCTCGCTGCCTGCGGTCGGCCAGGGAGCGATCGGCGTGGAAATCCGCACCGACGACGCGCCGTTGCAGGCACTGCTGGCCCCGCTCGATGACGCCGACTGTGCCGATTGCGTGCGCGCCGAGCGCGCGATGAACGCCGCGCTGCAGGGCGGCTGCCAGGTGCCGATCGCAGGGCATGCGACGATCGAGGTCGACGGTTCATTGTGGCTGCGCGGGCTGGTGGGCAGCGACGATGGCAGGCACATCGTGCGTGCCGAGATGCGAGGTGCGCGCGCCGACGCCGAGCGCCTGGGCACTGAACTCGCCAAGCGTCTGCTCGCTGCCGGTGCCGACGCGATCCTGCACGCATTGTGGACTTCGGCCTGA
- a CDS encoding uroporphyrinogen-III C-methyltransferase gives MSQDQESLPAAETIAPPVAPARRRGLWFVAMLALLLAAAALAFDAWQWYRQQTAATVAPDDTDDTGERLATLEELVRRAPDQRIGEALRDMEQDRARLSGLDARVDALETQGEALARRVAGLGPADRQDWVLAQAEYLERLASQSLLAGREVRSALGLLTAADDVLRGLDDPALYAARAALARDIARLREIAEFDVEGTYARLAALAGRVSALTVLRRTAPPAFDTATEEAAPMATGERWWSRAAALLGRFVVVRHRSESVRPLLPLGEEGRLRMELRLGIEQAKLALLAAEPRIYRDALGMVRTLAADTLTMDDRATHAFLSELDALAAIDIAPALPDITDSLRALRASVPAVAGHDAAAATLTAPPATTEPPATTAPPATTETPPAEALPPAVGEP, from the coding sequence ATGAGCCAGGACCAGGAATCCCTCCCCGCTGCCGAAACGATTGCACCGCCGGTGGCTCCTGCGCGCCGGCGCGGCCTGTGGTTCGTCGCGATGCTTGCGCTGTTGCTCGCCGCCGCGGCGCTCGCCTTTGACGCATGGCAATGGTACCGGCAGCAGACTGCAGCCACTGTGGCTCCCGACGATACCGACGATACCGGCGAGCGGTTGGCGACGCTCGAGGAGCTGGTGCGGCGCGCACCCGATCAGCGTATCGGCGAAGCACTGCGCGACATGGAGCAGGACAGGGCGAGGCTCTCCGGTCTCGATGCGCGGGTCGATGCGCTGGAGACACAGGGTGAAGCGCTGGCGCGCCGCGTCGCCGGCCTGGGCCCGGCCGACCGCCAGGACTGGGTGCTCGCGCAGGCGGAGTATCTGGAACGTCTCGCGAGCCAGAGCCTGCTGGCGGGACGCGAGGTGCGTTCGGCGCTCGGTCTGTTGACGGCTGCAGACGATGTGTTGCGTGGCCTCGACGATCCTGCGCTGTACGCAGCGCGTGCGGCGCTGGCGCGTGATATCGCCCGCCTGCGCGAGATTGCGGAATTCGACGTCGAGGGAACCTACGCGCGTCTTGCTGCGCTCGCCGGGCGGGTGTCGGCGCTGACGGTGTTGCGTCGCACTGCACCGCCCGCGTTCGACACCGCTACCGAAGAAGCAGCGCCGATGGCAACCGGAGAGCGCTGGTGGTCACGCGCCGCTGCGTTGCTCGGACGTTTCGTGGTCGTGCGCCACCGCAGCGAGTCAGTGCGCCCGCTGTTGCCGCTCGGTGAGGAAGGCCGCTTGCGCATGGAGCTTCGCCTCGGCATCGAGCAGGCGAAACTGGCGCTGCTGGCCGCCGAACCACGGATCTATCGCGACGCGCTCGGCATGGTGCGCACGCTCGCGGCGGATACGCTGACGATGGACGACCGCGCGACCCACGCGTTCCTGTCCGAACTCGATGCGCTGGCCGCAATCGACATCGCGCCGGCACTGCCGGATATCACGGACTCGCTGCGCGCGCTGCGCGCGAGCGTACCGGCGGTGGCGGGCCATGATGCTGCTGCCGCGACGCTGACAGCCCCGCCCGCGACCACGGAACCGCCCGCGACCACGGCACCGCCCGCGACCACCGAGACGCCACCCGCAGAAGCGCTGCCGCCTGCAGTCGGGGAGCCCTGA
- a CDS encoding uroporphyrinogen-III synthase produces the protein MDGPLAGIRALVTRPAGQAPALVQAIRAAGGVAVGFPLLEIVPLAIDDHAERATLAAVLNALDEFALAIFASHNAVQALFDELQRTGSRWPSALRCLAVGAATALRLHEAGIACVGGEATMDSEELLARPELTAVAGQRIVIFRGVGGREHLADELTARGASVTRCALYRRRAPASSPAQLHAVLTRECINTVLLSSGEGLANLLALLGRSAAGTIGSQFAVVTPGERVASLARSAGFATVHAATNATDAAMLALLQAVAAPIRERTPTA, from the coding sequence ATGGATGGACCGCTCGCCGGAATCCGTGCGCTGGTGACCCGTCCCGCCGGACAGGCGCCGGCACTGGTGCAGGCGATCCGCGCCGCCGGTGGCGTCGCGGTGGGATTTCCGCTGCTGGAAATCGTGCCGCTGGCAATCGACGATCATGCGGAACGCGCGACATTGGCCGCTGTGCTGAACGCACTCGACGAATTCGCGCTCGCCATTTTTGCCAGCCATAACGCGGTGCAGGCGTTGTTCGACGAGCTGCAGCGGACGGGGAGTCGATGGCCGTCCGCGCTGCGCTGCCTTGCGGTTGGCGCCGCCACCGCGTTGCGTCTGCACGAGGCCGGCATCGCCTGCGTCGGGGGTGAAGCGACGATGGACAGCGAGGAATTGCTGGCACGCCCCGAGCTGACCGCCGTCGCCGGCCAGCGCATCGTGATCTTTCGCGGTGTCGGCGGACGCGAACACCTGGCCGACGAACTGACGGCGCGTGGTGCCAGCGTCACCCGTTGTGCGCTGTACCGCCGGCGTGCCCCGGCCTCGTCGCCGGCGCAACTGCACGCGGTGCTGACACGTGAATGCATCAACACGGTGCTGCTGAGCAGTGGCGAGGGGCTGGCGAACCTGCTTGCCTTGCTCGGGCGGAGTGCGGCTGGCACGATAGGTTCGCAGTTTGCCGTTGTCACACCAGGTGAGCGCGTCGCATCGCTGGCGCGCAGCGCAGGCTTCGCGACGGTGCACGCAGCGACGAACGCCACCGATGCGGCGATGCTTGCGCTGCTGCAAGCCGTGGCAGCTCCCATTCGCGAGAGGACGCCGACAGCATGA
- a CDS encoding class I adenylate cyclase: MLRTRFRAISAARLERVRTMLPPRHRQFLDLLPLLLHLNHPALPGYVSQGTPCGISGWSPPAATLARATRLARSFAPQRRPAAEARIHAVYLMGSPGTLGHSDRSDLDIWVCYPHDLESHALALLARKTTLLHEWAATLGLEAHLFLMNGEKYRSGDREPLTGENCGTTQHHLLLDEFYRTGILLAGRMPTWWLVPPEHEQDHEAWCTELLRKRHLRATDVVDFGGVAGLSAGEFLSAGIWQLYKAIDSPYKSLLKLLLFEVYASELPRVNSLSADSKRAVCAGVTDIDELDPYLMIYRRIEHYLRAQAQEARLEIVRRCLYYKVGKKLSMPPRDGKGSWQRRLMERLVDDWGWDSGKLGVLDARRRWNILEVEAERHELVRELRTSYRFLADFTRREGSTNTADVHELAVLGRRLYAAYERRSGKIDTVNPGHAIDVTEREVMIRATHSDTDEAPRWRILRGADTGAAVLREGNCLSELLGWCVANGVIGERTRVALHSHAAGLREGEVRAMLRELRRFMATDPAAGAAEQAFGQGALVTARLVFVNVGRDPLQQARKAGVQRVSSRTDSLGYSALRENLVLNLETVARTSWGELVCARHDGVEGLLRCLGEHLQSGANGSSPQLLVRCFCPSRAQAISARLTELFADLSRHFQHERRDAARYVLEIGDHLHLLGFRKGASRAQSTDGITGLYRLLAEPQPQWSPIAVDRHALARTALRAIVAQAYPWRCCVFLETLAETFVMTISDEHGSLWRAEYALEHEAAVVAAMALFLDAVRSRQGGNAAPSTVTAWFRIVRPAGAEYQTHAMPPPARQAAPCIPVQAVATGKGEHTRFTLHCAGDTFADCDPDADLPERLLARLRPRGTGTAPPVCVTDVDLGHAMRADAPTAHYLHARTRIEQSLTAGLGYTSSRTPDAIRDDARL; this comes from the coding sequence GTGCTCAGGACGCGCTTTCGCGCGATTTCTGCGGCTCGGCTCGAACGGGTGCGCACCATGCTGCCACCACGGCATCGCCAGTTCCTCGACCTGTTGCCGCTGCTGCTGCACCTGAACCACCCGGCGCTGCCCGGCTACGTATCGCAAGGCACACCCTGCGGCATCAGCGGCTGGTCACCGCCGGCAGCCACGCTCGCACGTGCCACCCGCCTCGCGCGCAGCTTCGCGCCACAGCGGCGTCCCGCAGCAGAGGCGCGCATCCACGCGGTCTACCTGATGGGCAGCCCGGGTACGCTCGGTCACTCCGATCGCAGCGACCTCGACATCTGGGTCTGCTACCCGCACGACCTCGAATCCCACGCGCTGGCACTGCTCGCACGCAAGACCACCCTGCTGCACGAATGGGCCGCCACGCTCGGGCTCGAGGCCCACCTGTTCCTGATGAACGGTGAGAAGTACCGCAGCGGGGATCGCGAACCGCTGACCGGCGAGAACTGTGGCACTACGCAGCACCATCTGCTGCTCGATGAGTTCTATCGCACCGGCATCCTGCTGGCCGGCCGCATGCCGACGTGGTGGCTGGTACCGCCGGAGCATGAACAGGACCATGAGGCGTGGTGCACCGAACTGCTGCGCAAGCGCCACCTGCGCGCCACCGACGTGGTCGATTTCGGCGGAGTGGCCGGACTGTCGGCCGGCGAGTTCCTGAGCGCCGGCATCTGGCAGCTCTACAAGGCGATCGACTCACCGTACAAGTCGCTGCTGAAGCTGCTGCTGTTCGAGGTCTACGCCAGCGAACTGCCCAGGGTGAACAGCCTCAGCGCCGACAGCAAGCGCGCCGTCTGCGCCGGGGTGACCGACATCGACGAACTCGACCCCTACCTGATGATCTACCGCCGCATCGAGCACTATCTGCGCGCGCAGGCCCAGGAAGCCCGGCTCGAAATCGTCCGCAGGTGCCTGTACTACAAGGTCGGCAAGAAACTCTCGATGCCACCGCGCGACGGCAAGGGTTCGTGGCAGCGACGGCTGATGGAGCGCCTGGTCGACGATTGGGGCTGGGACAGCGGGAAGCTTGGCGTGCTCGACGCACGCCGCCGCTGGAACATCCTCGAGGTCGAGGCCGAACGGCACGAACTGGTGCGCGAACTGCGCACGAGCTACCGCTTTCTCGCGGATTTCACCCGCCGCGAAGGCAGCACCAACACCGCGGATGTGCACGAACTCGCCGTGCTTGGCCGGCGCCTGTACGCAGCCTACGAGCGCAGGTCCGGCAAGATCGACACGGTCAATCCCGGTCATGCGATCGACGTGACCGAACGCGAGGTCATGATCCGCGCCACGCACAGCGATACCGATGAAGCGCCGCGCTGGCGCATCCTGCGCGGCGCAGACACCGGAGCCGCAGTGCTGCGTGAAGGCAATTGTCTCAGCGAACTGCTTGGCTGGTGCGTCGCCAACGGCGTGATCGGTGAACGCACGCGCGTCGCGCTGCACTCCCACGCGGCAGGTCTGCGCGAAGGCGAGGTGCGGGCGATGCTGCGCGAGCTGCGCCGCTTCATGGCCACCGACCCCGCCGCTGGTGCGGCAGAACAGGCCTTCGGCCAGGGTGCACTGGTCACGGCCCGGCTGGTGTTCGTCAATGTCGGTCGGGATCCCTTGCAGCAGGCACGCAAGGCAGGCGTGCAGCGCGTCAGCAGCCGTACCGATTCGCTGGGCTACAGCGCGCTGCGCGAAAACCTGGTGCTGAATCTGGAGACCGTTGCACGCACCAGTTGGGGCGAACTGGTGTGCGCACGCCATGACGGTGTCGAGGGACTGCTGCGCTGTCTCGGCGAACATCTGCAATCCGGCGCCAACGGCAGCTCGCCGCAACTGCTGGTTCGCTGTTTCTGTCCCAGTCGTGCCCAGGCGATCAGCGCGCGTCTTACCGAACTGTTCGCGGACCTGAGCCGGCATTTCCAGCACGAACGCCGCGATGCTGCGCGCTACGTGCTCGAGATCGGCGACCACCTGCATCTGCTGGGTTTTCGCAAGGGTGCGAGCCGCGCCCAAAGCACCGACGGCATCACCGGCCTTTATCGCCTGCTTGCCGAGCCACAGCCGCAATGGAGTCCGATCGCAGTGGATCGCCACGCGCTGGCGCGCACGGCATTGCGGGCGATCGTCGCGCAGGCATACCCGTGGCGCTGCTGCGTGTTCCTGGAAACACTGGCAGAGACATTCGTGATGACGATCAGCGACGAACACGGCTCGCTGTGGCGCGCCGAATATGCACTCGAGCACGAAGCGGCAGTGGTCGCTGCCATGGCGCTGTTCCTCGATGCGGTACGCAGCCGCCAGGGTGGCAACGCGGCGCCGAGTACGGTAACGGCGTGGTTTCGCATCGTGCGACCGGCCGGCGCCGAGTACCAGACGCACGCGATGCCGCCACCGGCCCGGCAGGCAGCGCCCTGCATCCCGGTGCAGGCCGTGGCAACCGGCAAGGGCGAGCACACACGGTTCACGCTGCACTGCGCAGGCGACACCTTTGCCGACTGTGACCCGGACGCAGACCTGCCGGAGCGGCTGCTCGCGCGGCTGCGACCCCGCGGTACGGGAACGGCACCCCCGGTCTGCGTGACCGACGTCGATCTCGGGCACGCGATGCGCGCCGATGCGCCCACCGCGCACTACCTGCACGCACGCACACGCATCGAGCAGTCGCTGACGGCCGGCCTCGGGTACACGAGCAGCCGCACGCCCGATGCCATCAGGGACGACGCGCGGCTATAA
- the argH gene encoding argininosuccinate lyase: MEKPQTSTLWGGRFSESTDAFVQRFTASVQFDRRLALHDIRGSLAHAAMLARAGLLTGDEHAAIVAGLGDIRREIEEDRFAWSVELEDVHMNIEARLTERIGLAGKKLHTGRSRNDQVATDVRLYLRDAIDTIAGELTRLQRALATLAAREAATIMPGFTHLQTAQPVTFGHHMLAWNEMLERDHGRLMDCRKRLDVSPLGSAALAGTSYPIDRMFTAAELGFSAPARNSLDAVSDRDFAIEFCAFAALLMTHLSRFSEELVLWTSAQFGFVNLPDRFCTGSSIMPQKKNPDVPELVRGKSGRVAGHLMSLLMLMKSQPLAYNKDNQEDKEPLFDSIDTVRDALHAFADMMPALTVNAAAMREAARRGFATATDLADYLVRKGMAFRDAHEVVGKAVAAGSASGTDLAEMPLQTLQGFSPTIGPDVFEVLSLEGSVTARDHIGGTAPRRVAAAAADALARIEARAAPGSA; the protein is encoded by the coding sequence ATGGAAAAACCACAGACATCCACGCTCTGGGGAGGACGCTTCAGCGAGTCGACCGACGCCTTCGTGCAGCGATTCACCGCCTCGGTGCAGTTCGATCGCCGCCTGGCGCTGCACGATATCCGCGGCTCGCTGGCGCATGCCGCGATGCTCGCACGCGCAGGACTGCTCACCGGCGACGAGCACGCCGCAATTGTCGCCGGACTCGGCGATATTCGCCGGGAAATCGAGGAAGACCGCTTCGCGTGGAGCGTCGAGCTCGAGGACGTGCACATGAACATCGAGGCACGCCTGACCGAGCGCATCGGTCTTGCGGGCAAGAAACTCCATACCGGACGCTCGCGCAACGACCAGGTCGCAACCGATGTACGGCTGTACCTGCGCGATGCGATCGATACGATCGCCGGCGAGCTGACGCGCCTGCAGCGCGCGCTGGCCACGCTCGCCGCGCGCGAGGCTGCGACGATCATGCCCGGATTCACCCACCTGCAGACCGCGCAACCGGTGACGTTCGGCCACCATATGCTGGCGTGGAACGAGATGCTCGAACGCGATCACGGCCGCCTCATGGACTGCCGCAAGCGCCTCGACGTCTCACCGCTCGGCAGCGCCGCACTGGCGGGAACCAGCTACCCGATCGACCGTATGTTCACGGCCGCCGAGCTCGGCTTTTCGGCGCCGGCGCGCAACAGCCTGGACGCGGTATCCGATCGGGACTTCGCGATCGAGTTCTGTGCCTTCGCGGCGCTGCTGATGACGCACCTGTCGCGCTTCAGCGAGGAACTGGTGCTGTGGACCTCGGCGCAGTTCGGTTTCGTGAATCTGCCGGATCGCTTCTGCACCGGGTCGTCGATCATGCCGCAGAAGAAGAACCCGGACGTCCCCGAACTGGTGCGCGGCAAGAGCGGGCGCGTTGCCGGACACCTGATGAGCCTGCTGATGCTGATGAAATCGCAACCGCTGGCGTACAACAAGGACAACCAGGAAGACAAGGAGCCGCTGTTCGACAGCATCGACACGGTGCGCGATGCACTGCACGCCTTCGCCGACATGATGCCGGCGCTGACGGTGAACGCCGCAGCGATGCGCGAGGCCGCCCGCCGCGGCTTCGCCACCGCGACCGATCTCGCGGACTACCTGGTGCGCAAGGGCATGGCGTTTCGCGACGCACACGAGGTGGTCGGCAAGGCGGTGGCGGCGGGAAGCGCAAGCGGCACCGACCTCGCCGAGATGCCGCTGCAAACGCTGCAGGGGTTCAGTCCGACGATCGGGCCCGATGTGTTCGAGGTGCTCAGCCTCGAGGGTTCGGTGACCGCGCGCGACCATATCGGCGGTACGGCCCCGCGGCGGGTCGCGGCGGCGGCTGCGGACGCGCTGGCGCGCATCGAGGCACGGGCGGCACCCGGAAGCGCCTGA